One window from the genome of Micromonospora aurantiaca ATCC 27029 encodes:
- the eccCa gene encoding type VII secretion protein EccCa yields MSTVTVKRPPRAPGPEAPEGSIELQEPPLMAEEAPLDFRSFAMVVPMGLGMGAMLAMFGLYNRTPVMYVMGGAMAGGMLLMGVMQIGRAAAERKRKMRGERRDFLRYIGQLRKQAREAADQQRRHVLWNNPQPGWLWSIAMGSRLWERRPSHDDFGRVRIGLGRQTAMLKFNPPSTKPIEDLEPLSSISLRRFSEAYRTVSGIPTSVGLPSFTSVEFEGAIDPAIDLARAMVAQLATFHAPDELRIAVLAAEVHRGPWEWVKWLPHNAHPTAYDAAGPVRMFAGSHDALMDMLGPEITDRGDHDRAVRPTTSEPFLVIVAHLVDLPDSSRLLGAGIRNVVLLDLTGAMPGGPKVLRLTVTDDVVEFPAGATTGSAKRDGLDQTQCEALARIIAPKRTSGTLEVSDEPLDTSFELTTLLGIRDAMTFDVQALWRTRTPQRNRLMVPIGVTEEGEVIELDLKESAQGGMGPHGLLIGATGSGKSELLRTLVCGLAATHSSEILNLVLVDFKGGATFLGMDKLPHTSAVITNLADELPLVDRMQDALNGEMTRRQEMLRASGYASLFDYEKARGNGAQLVPFPVLLIIVDEFSELLSSKSEFMDLFVSIGRLGRSLGVHLLLASQRLDEGRINRVEGHLSYRLALRTFSSMESRSVIGVGAAYELPPEPGNGYLKVDTTNLVRFKAAYVSGAYTGSGRRGGVADAGDEPTADVVPFTTRQVAVRHDPGPERPAEQVEEPAADANGPSLVEVLLDRLAGSGPPARQVWLPPLSSAPSLDSLMPSVLPDPVRGMTIDDPAVQGGLRVPVGVVDRPAEQLRELLVVDLNGADGHVGIAGAPQSGKSTLLRSLILALSLANTPREVQFYGLDFGGGGLASIAGLPHVGSIATRMERDRVVRTVEEVLQVMERREAEFARHGLDSMTSYLARVADGVIEDGFGHVFLVIDGWYTMKQDFQELEQKFQELASRGLSFGVHVIVTATRWSELRTWMRDLLGTKLELRLGDAMESEHGSRKAATVPNQVGRGLTAGALHFLAALPRMDGSSEVGDLAEATKSVVEEVGTFWPGPAAPPVRMLPAHLMVETLPPPESDFKFVIGQDEQRLAPVWHDFMTTPHMLVLGDSETGKTNLLRLVLRSIQQHYPPERAKVVLGDSRRDLDTAIGAAYQVGFAFTGDKMHELAGQASVSMNRRMPGADVSSERMRKRDWWEGPELFVIVDDYDLMTKSTGMGSTLDPLLPLLAQGAYIGLHVIVARSTSGAMRAMMDPVIRRMWELGTPATLFSYPKEEGKFLGEAKPRQLPPGRAQLVTRRGVRLMQTGFVSDTAR; encoded by the coding sequence ATGAGTACGGTCACCGTCAAGCGCCCGCCCCGCGCGCCCGGCCCGGAGGCGCCGGAAGGCTCGATCGAGCTCCAGGAGCCGCCGCTGATGGCGGAGGAGGCCCCGCTCGACTTCCGCTCGTTCGCGATGGTCGTGCCGATGGGCCTCGGCATGGGCGCGATGCTTGCCATGTTCGGCCTCTACAACCGCACCCCCGTGATGTACGTGATGGGCGGCGCGATGGCCGGCGGCATGCTGCTCATGGGCGTCATGCAGATCGGCCGGGCGGCCGCCGAGCGCAAGCGCAAGATGCGCGGCGAGCGGCGCGACTTCCTCCGCTACATCGGGCAGTTGCGCAAGCAGGCCCGCGAGGCGGCCGACCAGCAGCGCCGCCACGTGCTGTGGAACAACCCGCAGCCGGGCTGGCTGTGGTCGATCGCGATGGGCAGCCGGCTGTGGGAGCGCCGGCCCAGCCACGACGACTTCGGCCGGGTCCGGATCGGTCTCGGCCGGCAGACCGCGATGCTGAAGTTCAACCCGCCGTCCACCAAGCCGATCGAGGACCTCGAACCGCTGTCGTCGATCTCGCTGCGGCGGTTCTCCGAGGCGTACCGGACGGTGTCCGGCATCCCCACCTCCGTCGGCCTGCCGAGCTTCACCAGCGTCGAGTTCGAGGGCGCGATCGACCCGGCGATCGACCTGGCCCGCGCCATGGTGGCGCAGCTCGCCACGTTCCACGCCCCGGACGAGCTGCGGATCGCGGTGCTCGCCGCCGAGGTGCACCGGGGCCCGTGGGAGTGGGTCAAGTGGCTGCCGCACAACGCGCACCCCACCGCGTACGACGCGGCGGGTCCGGTCCGGATGTTCGCCGGCAGCCACGACGCGCTGATGGACATGCTCGGCCCGGAGATCACCGACCGGGGCGACCACGACCGGGCCGTCAGGCCGACCACCAGCGAGCCGTTCCTGGTCATCGTCGCGCATCTGGTGGACCTGCCGGACAGCTCCCGCCTGCTCGGCGCGGGCATCCGCAACGTGGTCCTGCTCGACCTGACCGGCGCGATGCCCGGCGGCCCCAAGGTGCTGCGGCTGACAGTCACCGACGACGTCGTGGAGTTCCCGGCCGGCGCCACGACCGGCTCGGCCAAGCGGGACGGCCTGGACCAGACCCAGTGCGAGGCGCTCGCCCGCATCATCGCGCCGAAGCGGACCAGCGGCACGCTGGAGGTCTCCGACGAGCCGCTGGACACCAGCTTCGAACTGACCACGCTGCTCGGCATCCGCGACGCCATGACCTTCGACGTGCAGGCCCTGTGGCGTACCCGCACACCGCAGCGCAACCGCCTCATGGTGCCGATCGGCGTCACCGAGGAGGGCGAGGTCATCGAGCTGGACCTGAAGGAGTCCGCGCAGGGCGGCATGGGGCCGCACGGCCTGCTCATCGGCGCCACCGGCTCGGGCAAGTCGGAGCTGCTGCGTACCCTCGTCTGCGGCCTGGCCGCGACGCACAGCTCGGAGATCCTGAACCTGGTGCTGGTCGACTTCAAGGGCGGCGCCACCTTCCTCGGCATGGACAAGCTGCCGCACACCTCGGCGGTGATCACCAACCTGGCCGACGAGCTGCCGCTGGTCGACCGGATGCAGGACGCGCTGAACGGCGAGATGACCCGGCGGCAGGAGATGCTGCGCGCGAGCGGTTACGCCTCGCTGTTCGACTACGAGAAGGCGCGCGGCAACGGCGCCCAGCTCGTGCCCTTCCCGGTGCTGCTGATCATCGTGGACGAGTTCAGCGAGCTGCTGTCCAGCAAGAGCGAGTTCATGGACCTGTTCGTGTCCATCGGCCGGCTCGGCCGGTCGCTCGGCGTGCACCTGCTGCTCGCCTCCCAGCGCCTGGACGAGGGGCGGATCAACCGGGTCGAGGGACACCTGTCGTACCGGCTGGCACTGCGCACGTTCTCCTCGATGGAGTCGCGGTCGGTGATCGGCGTGGGCGCGGCGTACGAGCTGCCGCCCGAGCCCGGCAACGGCTACCTGAAGGTGGACACCACGAACCTGGTGCGCTTCAAGGCGGCGTACGTCTCCGGCGCGTACACCGGAAGTGGACGCCGCGGCGGCGTCGCGGACGCCGGGGACGAGCCCACCGCGGACGTGGTGCCGTTCACCACCCGGCAGGTCGCGGTGCGCCACGACCCCGGGCCGGAGCGCCCGGCCGAGCAGGTCGAGGAGCCCGCCGCCGACGCGAACGGGCCGAGCCTGGTCGAGGTGCTGCTGGACCGGCTCGCCGGCTCGGGCCCACCGGCCCGCCAGGTCTGGCTGCCGCCGCTGTCCAGCGCGCCCAGCCTGGACTCGCTCATGCCGAGTGTGCTGCCCGACCCGGTACGCGGCATGACCATCGACGACCCGGCCGTCCAGGGCGGCCTGCGGGTGCCGGTGGGCGTGGTGGACCGGCCCGCCGAGCAGCTGCGCGAGCTGCTGGTGGTCGACCTGAACGGCGCGGACGGCCACGTCGGCATCGCGGGTGCCCCGCAGAGCGGCAAGTCGACGCTGCTGCGCAGCCTGATCCTGGCGCTGTCGCTGGCGAACACGCCGCGCGAGGTGCAGTTCTACGGCCTCGACTTCGGCGGCGGTGGTCTCGCCTCGATCGCCGGCCTGCCGCACGTCGGCTCGATCGCGACCCGGATGGAACGCGACCGCGTCGTCCGGACGGTCGAGGAGGTCCTCCAGGTCATGGAGAGGCGCGAGGCCGAGTTCGCGCGGCACGGCCTCGACTCCATGACCAGCTACCTGGCCAGGGTCGCCGACGGGGTGATCGAGGACGGCTTCGGGCACGTCTTCCTGGTCATCGACGGCTGGTACACGATGAAGCAGGACTTCCAGGAACTGGAGCAGAAGTTCCAGGAACTCGCCTCGCGGGGCCTGTCCTTCGGCGTGCACGTGATCGTCACCGCGACCCGCTGGTCGGAGCTGCGTACCTGGATGCGGGACCTGCTCGGCACGAAGCTGGAGCTGCGGCTCGGCGACGCGATGGAGTCCGAGCACGGCTCCCGCAAGGCGGCCACCGTGCCCAACCAGGTCGGCCGCGGCCTCACCGCGGGGGCGCTGCACTTCCTGGCCGCGCTGCCCCGGATGGACGGCAGCTCCGAGGTGGGCGACCTGGCCGAGGCCACCAAGTCGGTGGTCGAGGAGGTCGGCACGTTCTGGCCCGGCCCGGCCGCCCCGCCGGTACGGATGCTTCCGGCGCACCTGATGGTCGAGACGCTGCCGCCGCCCGAGTCCGACTTCAAGTTCGTCATCGGCCAGGACGAGCAGCGTCTCGCCCCGGTCTGGCACGACTTCATGACCACCCCGCACATGCTGGTCCTCGGTGACAGCGAGACCGGCAAGACCAACCTGCTGCGGCTCGTGCTGCGGTCCATCCAGCAGCACTACCCGCCGGAGCGGGCGAAGGTCGTGCTCGGCGACTCGCGCCGAGACCTGGACACCGCGATCGGCGCCGCGTACCAGGTGGGCTTCGCGTTCACCGGCGACAAGATGCACGAGCTGGCCGGCCAGGCGTCGGTCTCGATGAACCGGCGGATGCCCGGGGCGGACGTCTCGTCCGAGCGGATGCGCAAGCGCGACTGGTGGGAGGGGCCGGAGCTGTTCGTCATCGTCGACGACTACGACCTGATGACCAAGAGCACCGGGATGGGCTCGACGCTCGACCCGCTCCTGCCGCTGCTGGCCCAGGGCGCCTACATCGGCCTGCACGTGATCGTCGCGCGGAGCACCTCCGGCGCGATGCGGGCCATGATGGACCCGGTGATCCGGCGGATGTGGGAGCTGGGCACGCCCGCGACGCTCTTCTCCTACCCCAAGGAGGAGGGCAAGTTCCTCGGCGAGGCGAAGCCCCGTCAACTGCCGCCCGGGCGCGCCCAGCTCGTCACCCGGCGCGGCGTACGCCTGATGCAGACCGGTTTCGTGTCGGACACGGCCCGATGA
- a CDS encoding WXG100 family type VII secretion target, producing the protein MSNYTFDFVQADAVLTDMNRINGQIQSSLEEMERTVEASLAQWTGAAQEQYKVSKLAWNQAADSMVGYLEQARMTLLQISDNYGTTEQRHAMIWNDVRGG; encoded by the coding sequence GTGTCCAACTACACCTTCGACTTCGTGCAGGCAGACGCCGTGCTGACCGACATGAACCGCATCAACGGCCAGATCCAGTCGTCGCTGGAGGAGATGGAGCGCACTGTCGAGGCCAGCCTCGCCCAGTGGACCGGTGCCGCCCAGGAGCAGTACAAGGTCTCGAAGCTGGCCTGGAACCAGGCGGCCGACTCGATGGTCGGCTACCTGGAGCAGGCCCGCATGACGCTGCTGCAGATCTCGGACAACTACGGCACCACCGAGCAGCGTCACGCCATGATCTGGAACGACGTCCGCGGCGGCTGA
- a CDS encoding WXG100 family type VII secretion target, with product MTMPTVSTTEEGMQRAAQEFSDKATAFTGQLRAVNGQMAILISSWTGQASQGFNQAMDNWENAFQRVINELLNMLEVMGVTTKGYQTAEDEASSVANSFGAALPGI from the coding sequence GTGACGATGCCGACCGTCAGTACCACCGAAGAGGGTATGCAGCGGGCTGCCCAGGAGTTCTCCGACAAGGCCACCGCCTTCACCGGCCAGCTGCGGGCCGTGAACGGGCAGATGGCCATCCTGATCTCCTCCTGGACCGGCCAGGCGTCGCAGGGCTTCAACCAGGCGATGGACAACTGGGAGAACGCGTTCCAGCGGGTGATCAACGAGCTGCTGAACATGCTCGAGGTCATGGGCGTGACCACCAAGGGCTACCAGACGGCCGAGGACGAGGCGTCGAGCGTGGCCAACTCCTTCGGCGCCGCCCTGCCGGGCATCTGA
- a CDS encoding YbaB/EbfC family nucleoid-associated protein yields MNYSERIEGLFQEYERQRTSLAEMQARMSALSATATSPRREVSVTVGQNGVLTDIQFPSGAHKRLTTADLTRLIMDTYADAKEQVMNQAADVLAPMLPDGLDAHKLVRGQAGADAFLPKEPRMVTSVRELLTRGPE; encoded by the coding sequence GTGAACTACAGCGAGCGCATCGAAGGCCTGTTCCAGGAGTACGAACGGCAGCGCACCAGCCTCGCCGAGATGCAGGCCCGGATGAGCGCGCTCTCGGCCACCGCGACGTCACCGCGCCGCGAGGTGAGCGTCACCGTCGGCCAGAACGGCGTGCTGACCGACATCCAGTTCCCCTCCGGCGCCCACAAGCGGCTCACCACCGCCGATCTGACGCGGCTCATCATGGACACCTACGCCGACGCCAAGGAACAGGTGATGAACCAGGCGGCCGACGTGCTCGCGCCGATGCTGCCGGACGGCCTCGACGCCCACAAACTGGTCCGGGGCCAGGCCGGGGCCGACGCGTTCCTGCCCAAGGAACCCCGCATGGTGACGAGCGTGCGGGAACTCCTGACCCGGGGGCCCGAATGA
- a CDS encoding WXG100 family type VII secretion target, protein MISNNPGGRLWVDPDGVEGLGKAYESHVQLYESYLSQLTALRARYADAWGDDDMGEQFSTKFLQGLDNLEAIIGGVKGTLHYTAQGLKESGRAYREADEAALDVSRKMAKDFDGLDGPPYARRAVAGPMLEPTAEGEPRRPHLLSRRLAVGEPAGEPVAERARLLPQQQGTPLLPLEPAEALTPLTAATPAISSYFVRPEYATAHVGGRPLPEGYRLIALNPFEDGSTRVDANLYDSITPLTGTPVTTPDGRAIDPGQGRFFVVKENPAVDPAVPGYQPLYLSYAPDGTPTPIIPGA, encoded by the coding sequence ATGATCAGCAACAATCCCGGCGGGCGGCTGTGGGTCGACCCGGACGGCGTGGAGGGGCTCGGCAAGGCGTACGAGTCGCACGTGCAGCTCTACGAGTCCTACCTCTCCCAGCTGACCGCCCTGCGCGCCCGGTACGCCGACGCCTGGGGCGACGACGACATGGGCGAGCAGTTCTCGACCAAGTTCCTCCAGGGCCTGGACAACCTCGAAGCGATCATCGGCGGCGTCAAGGGCACCCTGCACTACACCGCCCAGGGCCTCAAGGAGAGCGGCCGGGCGTACCGGGAGGCGGACGAGGCCGCCCTGGACGTCAGCCGGAAGATGGCCAAGGACTTCGACGGCCTGGACGGACCCCCGTACGCGAGGCGGGCGGTGGCGGGCCCGATGCTGGAGCCCACGGCGGAGGGTGAGCCGCGCCGGCCCCATCTGCTGTCCCGCCGCCTGGCGGTCGGCGAGCCGGCCGGCGAGCCGGTCGCCGAGCGGGCCAGGCTCCTCCCGCAGCAGCAGGGCACGCCGCTGCTGCCGCTGGAGCCCGCCGAGGCGCTGACCCCGCTCACCGCCGCCACTCCGGCCATCTCGTCCTACTTCGTGCGGCCGGAGTACGCGACCGCGCACGTCGGCGGCCGGCCGCTGCCCGAGGGGTACCGGCTGATCGCGCTCAACCCGTTCGAGGACGGCAGCACCCGGGTGGACGCGAACCTCTACGACTCGATCACTCCGCTGACCGGCACACCCGTCACCACGCCGGACGGCAGGGCGATCGATCCCGGACAGGGCCGGTTCTTCGTCGTCAAGGAGAACCCGGCCGTGGACCCGGCTGTGCCCGGCTACCAGCCGCTGTACCTGAGCTACGCGCCCGACGGCACGCCCACCCCGATCATCCCCGGCGCCTGA